In Palaemon carinicauda isolate YSFRI2023 chromosome 14, ASM3689809v2, whole genome shotgun sequence, the following proteins share a genomic window:
- the LOC137653309 gene encoding uncharacterized protein: MSNLKGLETVILSPKDYDEVFELLREAYIPREPVCISLGGSYEEVEPLFAQLVPSTLKSEASIGLRDVSSGKVVAFMLNVIIDSPDFKLFKDGNLGSEKADLYSKLMQDFCKNVDVFCGGQFKKNLELLLLCVHPNYGKRGIGAELIKMSEKKGREMGCDIATIQAVNIVTDHIVRKLDYREIARMDMSKRKKDNGELLLDMDLFSANGTTHLTYFSKIL, encoded by the exons ATGAGTAACCTGAAAGGATTGGAGACAGTCATACTGTCCCCGAAGGATTATGACGAAGTCTTTGAGCTGTTGCGAGAAGCTTACATACCCCGAGAACCAGTA TGCATCAGTTTAGGCGGCAGCTACGAGGAAGTGGAACCCTTGTTTGCACAACTCGTCCCGAGCACACTGAAGAGCGAAGCGAGCATCGGCCTAAGGGACGTTTCATCCGGGAAAGTCGTCGCTTTTATGCTCAACGTGATAATCGATTCACCTGATTTCAAGCTTTTCAAAGATGGAAACCTTGGGTCTGAGAAG GCTGATCTTTACTCAAAGCTGATGCAGGACTTCTGCAAGAATGTCGATGTATTCTGTGGTGGTCAATTCAAGAAAAACTTGGAGTTATTGCTGCTTTGTGTCCATCCCAATTACGGAAAACGGGGAATTGGCGCTGAATTAATAAAG atgAGCGAGAAAAAAGGACGAGAGATGGGCTGTGACATCGCTACCATCCAGGCAGTGAACATAGTCACCGATCACATAGTAAGAAAGTTGGACTACCGAGAGATTGCAAGGATGGACATGAGCAAGCGGAAAAAGGACAACGGAGAATTGCTACTGGATATGGATCTTTTCAGCGCCAACGGCACCACGCATCTGACCTACTTCTCCAAGATACTCTGA